The Glycine max cultivar Williams 82 chromosome 3, Glycine_max_v4.0, whole genome shotgun sequence sequence atactatcattgtgattttTGTCCTTTACCATTGATCCAAATACATTATATATACATCATAATTGAGAAATGTTATAGAACTAACTGGTTCAGGCAACTTAAGTTAAGAAAAGTTGATCcacttaaatattattaaactcatattttataaaaacatgaGTTTGGACCTCATTACAGATGTAAAAATATTGTCAATAGGTCATTCTTGAGTgtacatgttattttaagttTGAGGTTTGTTCGATCTCACAAATTCCTTGAAACAAAAAATCCACCtaaaattttatctaataaaataaaataaaataaaactaatccaACTAAACTGATAATGACCCAACAAATTTCTAAGTGATTTTTTTgggaatttttcatttttaagttaTGGAATTCAACCAAATAATTGACTAAGTCATGAAGCAATAATCGTACGGACGTAAatgtaaaaagtgtttttcatttCAGTATTGCCCAACAACCCAACCAGTATAGTTAATTAGTTCCTCACTGCTAGCTTCACAACCACTTCCAGAATTCACTTGCGTGAAGCACCACCTATCATATTCATATTATCAATAATATTTACTAAccagtatttttaaaatagtgattaattttttttataaataacataattttttgtttttcaataaaagtatatatatataaatttcttaaataatatcTTAGATGATTAACATTTGCATAATATTATTACCTTACCTTGATGAGAAGAATATTATATATGGAGATCTCCACCTAGAAGCTAGCTACCTCTCTCCTTCTTCTACTCCTTCTCTCACtcttccttttatatatattgactCTTGAGTTATTCCACTTTCACACTCCTGAGTTCTCCACCAACCTCATTCTCTCTCTTTACATAACTCACTTTTTGACAACACATTATTACATTCCTTAATTCCAAAATGAGCACGCAGCAGCTGAAAAGGTTCAACTCAATGGAACGCAGGCCAAGAATGCTGAAGGACTTCCTCAGCGAGAATCTGAACTCTTGCTCCTCAAGCGGCTTCGAATCACTTCCAAGAAAaccaaccaacaacaacaacaacagcatgCACAGCCTCATAGAAATGGAActcaaatcatcatcatcatcgtcatcaTCACCCTTTCAAACACTCATCAACACCATAAGAAGCATCTCTCTCTTCACCCCAAAATCACCCTCAGTGCTTTCTCTACCCAGAAGCCTCTCTCGCAAGCTATCATCttcaagaagaagaacaagaagaagaagaagccgaGTGTGCAGCGATGTCAACATCACAACGGCGGTGAAGATCAAGGACATCATACGGTGGAAATCGTTCAGGGACATCGTGGTGGAACCTTCtcctcttccaccaccaccaccaccgttGGATTTCATGGTGGGGTCCACAAACACCACCACCTGTAGTAGCTGTAGCAGTGGCTCTAGTTGGATTAAGAGTGATTTTTTAACCTTGGAAGAGGCACAAAACGACAACGTTGAAGCGGCGGGTAAAAGGTTTTCGTTTATTTCACACCTTCTTGTCGGCAGCAAGAACTCCTGGGCTAAGGTGAACAATCATTTACTGCATCGAATCTTCACAAATATTGAGGCTcttgttatgtttgtttgttcgtcttttgctttttttgttaagttcattttagatttttctttttttttaatttcttttacgaATTATCATATAAGGACAAGAAAAAAAGGTGTTTGTTAGGAAATAATTTTGTggacaatattttattttatcatctgTCGGTGGGAATGGGAATTGTGCAGCACTTTTCAttcgttttttttattatataatttttagttaagaGAATAATATTTTCCAGTATAGTTTATTCCATTCTCATATTTTAATCTTGATTTTTATGTTAAGACATGTTGATTAAGTCCAACATATATAAgcatgtatatgtatatttcttTATGAATATATATTGCCAATGACTATAAGACCCTCTTAAGAAACATTTTGCAAATTTATCTTACTTGTTGTTGTAAGATTTTAAATGGGGTATTTACAGTTGATGATcacaattaaataattactttaatgcTGATTTTCATGCCAACCGTTTATTTGGAATATCTTTTTTTACtgattataaactatttttgttttactgATATAAACTATTATGTAATCTTGACAGGAAACTTTAACTTGCCAAGAAGAACAACACAGTCCAGTTTCAGTTCTTCAGgttggagaagatgaattctCACCTTTTGATCAAAGCCTTGCCAATATTCAAAGTAAGTTTAAGTTCCTTCTTTCACTTCAGTTGTCTCTTCTAAGTCCTAATTCTGTAATTCATTTAACCAACACATTCTATATGTGCATGTTTGGGTACCTACTGTTTATaggaaaataatcatttaaaagaagaaaaaaaaaatcttaataattgcaaaaaaatgattatttcttTGAAATAAGATGAACCAAACATGCAATCAACTAACTTATTTTCCATGGATATTCATCAATTGTGCTGTCCTAATTGTATAGATTTCATATGAAAATGGTACTAATAATCTTTTCACTTTTGAGCAGGGAGAAAACAGAAGTTCATACAAACAGTTCAGAAATTGGAGAGTCTTGCAAAATTTGACCTTGCAAACTTAGACCAGTGTCTCTCATTGGATGACAATTCTGGCTATGATGAAGAATATGAAGAAGATGATGCTGATAATGAAGTTGACATTGAAGAACAAGATTGGATTGAGGAAAAGGCAAAGCAGCTGCTGAATTGTGTTAAAGCAAGAGGTTCAGCAGATGGATGTAGAGACTATTTGGATACACTTCTGTTGGATTTTTTTAGGGAAGAACTAAGTGGAGGTAGAAACCAATACAAGAATGAAGAGGAGTTTGAGTTAGAGACATTGAGAATAACTGAGGATTGGATAAATGGGTCATTTGCTTTTGATGCAGGGCATGTTGACAAACATGCTTATATTAAGGACATGGAAAGGAGAGATCAGTGGAGTAGGTTTGAGGAGGAGCAAGAAGAATTGGCCTTTGAAATTGAAACAGCTATATTGCATAGTTTGGTTGCTGATCTTCTTGACCTGGATGGTTAATACttaatagtttttcttttcaaagttcAAATCAAGTTCTGGCAATTGCTTCCTCCACAGTTGTTTCCTGCACCTTCCTAAGCTTACGAAACACCTAATTgagaatgtaaaattacattccgttaggtgcaggaagcaattgtctctattttcaatttcttttaagaTCTCTGGGCCTTTAGCCTCACTTTTCTCAACAGAAATTATCTGGCCCACTATAGCACTTGAAGCCCAAATCAGAAAAGTAAGTCTCCTCCTACAGCATCCATTTAGACCTACCAACCACACCAGAAAAATAATGAGACCTACCAACCAAGGGCAGAGGGATGCCCTTCTTTAGTGGTAACAAAGGACAAATGTCATAGTTTGGTGAGTTTTGGATACTCTTCTATGAAGGGGTAATGAGATTCTGGTGGACGTAAGTACATGATTGGGTTGTACTGTACTTAAATTTAGTTATGGCTTAGATTTTGGACTTTGGAGTGTAGCAATTTAATTAGTGGATTTCAAGGCATAAACTCATGCCTACTTTTGTCAATGTACTGGTGCTTAGGAAGTCTTTAGATTGTTCAGTTATCCAATATATCTGTAAAGGAAATTATTCAGCATTTAGCACTTCTCTTTTCAGGCTAATGTTTCAAATACAAGGCCTTTCTACAACTGCAGCTAAAAATGAGAGTATGCATAtaactttgtttttctattatttaatattatttgatggcATATTTCTTAAAGTTATTTAATCTTGTGTATAATTGTGATATTCAAACTCATTTGATGATATGATAGTATAAATAGAAGTATGATAAAACTTTTACaatttattaatcaaaattaaattattgaaaaaataattaataatcatgCTTTTCGTAACCTTATATATACACCGGTGGAGGCAAGGGGAGACTGTATGTAGTTATTGATGTAGAATAATGTTAGATGGAGATCCCATTTAAGTAGATATgttaagagaaaaatagatataaaaatagaaatgtaaatgtaatatatgatgtgataaaaaaaaatagacataaaTGAGGTATTTGTAGTATGTGAGTGTCCAAAAATCAAAGTTCTTGATGTGTGATAAGATAATGTGACATGTTTTTAAACATAATGCATAATCAAGGGAAtcgttttataattttttatgaaaagaccaataccaacaataaaaatactaaaaaatggCATATTTTAGCATATAAGAAAGAttgactaaatttttttttacttgtttattCTGAACTTGTTTTTGAGGGCATTGTTTATTGTGaacttaaaatttgttttctggtTCTTTATTGTATATAACTTTGCATATCCAAAGCTTTTCACCGGACTTTTGAGTCATTTGAAGCCCACTAAATAACTTGCACTACATatcatagttattttttataccccctaatatttttttttctatttgaagaAATCAAAACCTTTGGTATTGAATTCTGTTTGAGAGATAATTATGGTTTTCCAACCCCTAGAGATGCTGAAGCTTGGGCCTTCTTCAATATCATTCTCTAATTGCAGAACCTACAAATCACAAATGTTATCATAGAATTAGATTACAAAATCGTTATAGATCATTTCAACTCTTGTACTATAGGTAGTTCCTATTTCTATATAATTATAGATAAACGTAGGTAATAATTCTCTTCTTTTACCAAGAggaaattttgtaaaaagacaaactAATCTTA is a genomic window containing:
- the LOC102661341 gene encoding uncharacterized protein; translation: MSTQQLKRFNSMERRPRMLKDFLSENLNSCSSSGFESLPRKPTNNNNNSMHSLIEMELKSSSSSSSSPFQTLINTIRSISLFTPKSPSVLSLPRSLSRKLSSSRRRTRRRRSRVCSDVNITTAVKIKDIIRWKSFRDIVVEPSPLPPPPPPLDFMVGSTNTTTCSSCSSGSSWIKSDFLTLEEAQNDNVEAAGKRFSFISHLLVGSKNSWAKETLTCQEEQHSPVSVLQVGEDEFSPFDQSLANIQRRKQKFIQTVQKLESLAKFDLANLDQCLSLDDNSGYDEEYEEDDADNEVDIEEQDWIEEKAKQLLNCVKARGSADGCRDYLDTLLLDFFREELSGGRNQYKNEEEFELETLRITEDWINGSFAFDAGHVDKHAYIKDMERRDQWSRFEEEQEELAFEIETAILHSLVADLLDLDG